In one Arachis duranensis cultivar V14167 chromosome 9, aradu.V14167.gnm2.J7QH, whole genome shotgun sequence genomic region, the following are encoded:
- the LOC107464939 gene encoding pectinesterase 4-like, translated as MKGKVIISATCLILVVGVVIGAVLIANKKDDSGADNIELHDKAIATMCQNVLNQTLCHDILGPVKGTTDPNEFIAAAVKAATESVIKALNMSDRLTVEKGNGSPGIKMALEDCKDLLQSAMDSLQLSTSLVDSKNIQKIHDQSADFKNWLGAVISYQQTCLDNFNETDSGEKVIKEQLNAETLDQVMTTTGLTLDILADLDRILDQFNLKIDVHPGSRRLLAADVDDQGLPTWLSASDRDLLAEVDVHLAKRHLLAKVKGKAKGKGKGKGKGKGKAIVAGAVAGAAVGAAAGGDQVKFSPGSIEPVTRGPAHVVVAQDGSGRFRTIKEAIDSYPPGFKGRYVIYVKAGVYNEYIIIPKHAVNILMYGDGPTRTIVTGRKNFVEGVKTMHTATFANTADGFIAKAMRFENTAGPKGHQAVALRNQGDKSAFFQCHIFGNQDTLYVQTNRQFYRDCEISGTIDFIFGTSPALIQNSKIILRKPDDKQFNTVTADGTTQPNMPTGIVLQNCEIVPEPALFPARFTTKSYLGRPWKPYSKTLIMESMISDAIHPEGWFPWAGTVHLDTLWYAEYANTGPGANVQGRIKWKGYHGLISRNEAARFTAAEFLRGGPQGLKNHYSQCWKRFIMLFVHLNGCLSVKI; from the exons atgaaaggaAAGGTAATAATTTCTGCCACCTGTCTCATCCTCGTGGTGGGTGTGGTCATCGGAGCGGTGCTTATTGCAAACAAGAAGGATGACTCCGGTGCTGACAACATTGAACTTCATGATAAGGCCATTGCCACAATGTGCCAAAACGTTCTCAACCAAACTCTTTGCCATGACATCTTGGGCCCAGTGAAGGGAACCACAGACCCCAATGAATTCATTGCGGCCGCAGTGAAAGCCGCCACGGAAAGCGTCATCAAGGCCTTGAACATGAGTGACAG GCTAACAGTTGAAAAAGGAAACGGCAGCCCAGGAATAAAGATGGCACTGGAGGATTGCAAAGACCTCTTGCAATCAGCCATGGACAGCCTCCAACTTTCAACATCGTTGGTGGACAGCAAGAATATCCAGAAAATTCATGACCAGTCCGCCGACTTCAAGAATTGGCTAGGCGCTGTCATCTCCTACCAACAAACTTGCCTCGACAACTTCAACGAAACCGACAGCGGCGAGAAAGTCATCAAGGAACAGCTTAACGCAGAGACCCTAGACCAAGTTATGACCACAACAGGACTCACTCTTGATATCCTCGCCGACTTGGACAGGATCCTCGACCAATTCAACTTGAAGATCGACGTCCACCCTGGCTCTCGCCGCCTTCTAGCCGCGGATGTCGATGACCAAGGGCTCCCGACCTGGCTCTCTGCCTCAGACCGGGACCTCTTGGCCGAAGTCGATGTCCACTTGGCTAAGAGACACCTCCTAGCGAAGGTAAAGGGCAAGGCTAAGGGTAAGGGTAAGGGCAAGGGCAAGGGAAAAGGTAAAGCTATTGTTGCTGGTGCTGTTGCGGGTGCTGCAGTTGGTGCTGCTGCCGGTGGTGATCAGGTTAAATTCTCTCCTGGATCCATTGAACCGGTGACTCGAGGACCAGCCCATGTGGTGGTTGCTCAGGATGGAAGTGGCCGATTCAGGACTATCAAGGAAGCTATTGATTCTTACCCACCTGGCTTCAAGGGTAGATACGTCATTTACGTTAAGGCTGGTGTCTATAATGAGTACATTATTATTCCTAAGCATGCTGTGAACATTCTTATGTACGGTGATGGCCCTACAAGGACTATTGTCACTGGTCGTAAGAACTTTGTTGAAGGCGTGAAAACAATGCATACCGCCACTTTTG CCAATACTGCTGATGGATTCATTGCTAAGGCAATGAGATTCGAAAACACCGCTGGTCCGAAAGGACACCAAGCTGTGGCACTTCGAAACCAGGGAGACAAATCAGCTTTCTTCCAATGCCATATCTTTGGTAATCAAGACACCTTGTACGTCCAAACCAACCGTCAATTCTACCGGGACTGCGAAATCTCCGGCACCATTGACTTCATCTTTGGCACATCTCCAGCCTTGATCCAAAACAGCAAGATCATCCTGAGGAAGCCTGATGATAAACAATTCAACACTGTAACTGCCGACGGCACAACGCAACCCAACATGCCCACCGGAATCGTCCTCCAGAACTGTGAGATTGTCCCAGAGCCTGCTCTGTTCCCTGCGAGGTTCACCACCAAGTCATACTTGGGTAGGCCATGGAAGCCTTACTCAAAGACACTGATTATGGAATCAATGATCAGCGATGCCATTCACCCAGAAGGGTGGTTTCCTTGGGCTGGAACCGTGCACCTTGATACTTTGTGGTATGCTGAGTATGCAAATACTGGACCTGGTGCCAATGTTCAAGGAAGGATTAAGTGGAAGGGTTATCATGGCCTCATTAGTAGGAATGAAGCTGCACGGTTCACTGCTGCTGAATTTCTCAGAGGTGGACCCCAAGGGCTTAAAAATCACTACTCTCAATGTTGGAAGAGATTTATAATGTTATTTGTACACTTAAATGGGTGTTTATCGGTTAAAATTTAG
- the LOC107464940 gene encoding protein DETOXIFICATION 43-like, producing MAAFQTCLQVWLTSSLLADGLADAVQAILACAFAEKNFDKVTAAAIRTLQMSFILGVALSLVVGVGLYFGAGVFSKSLLVIHLIRVGIPFVAATQPINSLAFVFDGVNYGASNFAYFAYSLVLVSLGSTVDMIDLNRDDAGSEDANLLFSGHRARITYMRDRLPQSDIHSAAACSR from the exons ATGGCTGCATTCCAAACTTGTCTTCAGGTCTGGTTGACATCCTCCCTTCTAGCTGATGGTTTAGCTGATGCTGTACAG GCAATTCTAGCATGTGCCTTTGCTGAGAAAAATTTTGACAAAGTAACTGCTGCTGCAATAAGGACACTTCAAATGAGTTTTATTTTAGGAGTGGCCCTCTCTCTTGTTGTTGGTGTTGGATTGTACTTTGGAGCTGGTGTCTTCTCCAAAAGTCTTCTTGTTATCCATCTCATCAGAGTTGGCATCCCG TTTGTTGCTGCTACACAACCAATCAATTCATTAGCCTTTGTATTTGATGGTGTGAACTATGGTGCTTCTAATTTTGCTTATTTTGCATACTCCTTG GTTTTGGTTTCACTA GGTTCAACCGTGGATATGATAGATTTGAATAGGGATGATGCGGGATCAGAAGATGCTAACCTTTTGTTTAGTGGTCATAGAGCAAGAATCACCTATATGAG AGATAGACTGCCTCAATCGGATATACATTCGGCGGCGGCATGTTCGAGATGA